Below is a genomic region from Candidatus Neptunochlamydia vexilliferae.
ATCATGCCCCTTGGAAAGGATATTGGATATCTTCCGGGGACGAAAGAGGAGAAGATGTATCACTGGATGCAGCCGATCTATGATAACCTCGAATATATCTGCGAGACCACTTCGGGATCGGGGAATGGTGCGGAGACCAAGCAGTGGATCATGGAAAGTGAAAAGATCGAGATGGAAGCGGTCACCTTTATCCGGGGACGTTCCCTTGCCAACACCTATATCATTATCGATGAGGCCCAAAACCTGACTCCTCATGAGGTGAAAACGATCGTTTCTCGTGCCGGAAAGGGGACGAAAGTGATCCTCACAGGAGATCCGACACAGATCGATAACCCTTACCTTGATAAGGACTCAAACGCGCTCACCTATGTGGTGAGCAAGTTTAAGGGGCAGCCCATCTATGGCCACATCTTCTTCGAGAAGACGGAGCGCTCTAAATTGGCTGCCATTGCTGCAAAAGTCCTTTAGGCAGCTTGGGCAGCGCTTATTTCTTCGGCTGCTTTTTACTGTTTAGGTGGTTAAGAATGGCAGAAATCTCATTAGTATTTTTAGTGAGTTCTGTTTTATCCTTATCTGTGAGAGGCTCTATTTTATTCGCTTTTTTTAGGAGTTTGAGAGTGTCTATCTCTTTGTTTTTTAAACACTTTTCGATAAAATCTTTATCGTCATGGGTCTCTATCTGGCTTTGTTGCTCAGTCAGTTTTTTTGCAAGTAGGACAGTCCCGTATAGGTCGTCAAAAGTTGGGCAAATATTTAGTTGTTTACTACTCATTGATATTTTCTCCATATTTAAAATTTCTTATACCAATAGTGGAGCAAGGTAACCATTAAGTATAGGTTTAAATTTTTTTGTAGACAAATTCGAGCCCTTTCTTGTAGAACCCAAAAATAGTATGAAAAAAGCATTCAAGATTACCTTTGCGGTTTTATTTATCATTGTTTCTATAGGGCTTCTTGCCCTTTACATCAGCAACCACGATGTGGCTGTTTTGAGTCCTAAGGGGATGGTTGGAAAAAAAGAGCGGGAACTGATTATTACTTCAGCTTCCTTGATGCTTGCGGTTGTGATCCCTGTCTTAATTTTGGCAGGTGTATTTGCTTGGAGATATCGCGCAAGCCGCCCTAAGGGAAAGCATGCTCCCAATTGGGAGCATAACAATATTGCAGAGCTTTGCTGGTGGGGAGTCCCCATTGTAATTGTAACCATTTTGTCGGTGATCATTTGGAAAACCAGCCACGAGCTCAACCCTTCCAACCCGATTGATACAGGAAAAAAAACTCTGAAGATTCAGGTGGTAGCTCTCAACTGGAAATGGCTCTTTATCTATCCAGAGCAGGGGATTGCAACGGTTAACTTTGTCCAGTTTCCTGAAAAAACTCCCATCGCTTTTGAGATTACTGCCGATGCGCCAATGAACTCTTTTTGGATTCCTCAGCTCGGGGGGCAAATCTATGCGATGCCAGCAGTTCGGACCGAGCTCCACCTCATTGCCGACGAAGAAGGGGAGTTTATGGGGCGCTCTTCAAATATCAGTGGTAAAGGGTTTGCGGGGATGGTTTTCATGGCAAAGTCGAGCTCGGAAGGGGAGTTTTATCAGTGGGTCCAGTCAGTCAAGCAGTCCAACCACTCCCTTGGCATTTCTCAGTATGAGGGGCTTGTCAAGCCGAGTGAATATGACCCTCCAGCATTTTATATGCTGACCGATCAAAACCTTTTCGATTACATCTTAGAAAAATATCAGGCTAGGTAATATGCTAGGAAGACTTACACAGGAAGCGCTTAAACACGACTGGATCGAATATGCCGCAGGGGCGTCAATGTTTTTGGGTGCGATTCTTGTTTTAGCACTCATCACCTACTATAAAAAATGGACCTGGCTGTGGAAAGAGTGGCTAACCTCGGTTGACCATAAGAAGATCGGGATCATGTATATTGTGGTCTCTGCCATTATGCTCCTAAAGGGGCTGATCGATGCCGTCATGATGCGGGCGCAGCAGGCCATTGCCACAGGCGACTCGATGGGTTATTTAGGGGCAGAGCACTTTCAGCAGATCTTTACCGCCCATGGGGTGACCATGATTTTCTTCGTGGGGATGGGGGTAGTATTTGGCATCATCAACCTGGTCCTTCCGATGCAAATCGGGGCCCGTGATGTTGCCTTTCCCTTCCTAAACTCTCTCAGCTTTTGGCTCTTTACCGCAGGAGGACTCTATATCCTCATCTCTTTGGTGATTGGCGTTTTTGCTGGGACAGGATGGACCGCCTATCCCCCCCTTTCAGGGCTTAAATATAACCCGGGTGTTGGGGTTGATTATTGGCTCTGGAGTATTCAGATCTCGGGGGTGGGGAGTATGCTCTCTGGGATCAATTTCCTTGTGACGACTTTAAAGATGCGTTGCCCCGGCATGACTTTAAAGAGAATGCCCGTTTTTGTCTGGAGCACTCTTGTGATGATGACCCTTGTCATCTTTGCCTTTCCCATTTTGACGGCAACGATTGGAATGCTCTCAACTGACCGGTTACTCGATACCAAACTCTTTACTGCAGGGTTTGGGGGCAGTCCGATGATGTATATCAACCTCATTTGGGCATGGGGGCATCCCGAGGTTTATATTTTGGTCTTGCCTGCCTTTGGAATTTTTTCTGAAATCGTCCCTGTCTTTTCTCATAAACGGCTGTTTGGTTATATGTCGATGGTTTGGGCGTTGGGAGCGATCACCTTCCTCTCCTTTATCGTATGGCTCCACCACTTCTTTACGATGGGGGCGGGAGCGAATGTTAACGCCTTCTTTGGGATCATGACGATTATTATTGCGATTCCCACAGGGGTGAAGGTTTTTAACTGGCTCTTTACGATGTATCGAGGGCGGGTTCAGTTTTCAACCCCGATGCTGTGGTTCATGGGCTTTATTGTTGTCTTTGTAACGGGAGGAATGACGGGAGTGATGCTTGCCATTCCTGGGATCGACTTTCAAGCTCATAATAGCCTCTTTTTGATTGCCCATTTCCACTCGGTGATTATTGGAGGGGTGGTCTTTGCTTTTTTTGCGGGCTATACCTATTGGTTCCCCAAATTTATCGGGTTTAAGCTCAACGAAAAGCTGGGAAGGTATGCCTTTTGGTGCTGGCTCATCGGGTTTTTAGTGGCTTTTATGCCTCTTTACCTTTTGGGTTTTATGGGAGCGACCCGTCGGATGAACTACTATCCCGCTGAAACGGGTTGGCAGCCTCTCTTTATTGTGGCAGCTCTTGGGGCCCTTTTGATCGCGGTCGGAGTATTTTTTCAGGTGCTTCAGCTTTATGTCAGCATTAAAAAGCGGGAGGAATATAAAAAGGGGGCAAAAGATCCCTGGAATGGACGGAATTTGGAGTGGTCAACGAGCTCACCTCCCCCATTCTACAACTACGCGATTACCCCTGAAGTGGAAACAAGAGATTCCTTCTGGGAGGCTAAGCATGGAGGAAAGCCCCTCGTGAAAGGGGAGTATCAAGAGATTCACATGCCAAAAAACACCGCCATAGGATTTTTAATTGGAGCGATTAGCTGCGTTTTAGGGTTTGCCCTTGTTTGGCATATGTTTGCGATCGCTGCGGTCTGCGCTTTGGGAATTCTTGGGTGTTTGATTGTCCGCCTCTTTGAAAAGCATACCGACTATTATGTCACTGTTGATGAGATCAAGAAGATAGAAGGAGGGGCCTCATGAGTCAGTATCCCGATACCCACCATGATGTTTATTCAAAAACCACCTTCGGTTTTTGGCTATATATCGTCACAGATTTCATGCTCTTTGCGACCCTTTTTGCCGCCTATGCTGTCCTCCGGAATAACACCTTTGGCGGACCGACCGCTCGAGAGCTTTTTGACCTTGACTTTACCCTTATCCAAACCTTTGTTCTCTTAACGGCCACCCTTACCGTGGGCTTGGGTGGGGCTTTTGCCCACCGGAGAAACAAGTGGGGAGCGATTAGTTTCTTTACCCTCACCTTCCTTCTTGGGCTTATCTTTTTAGGGATGCAGGAGAGTGACTTTTCCCGCCTCATTCAGTCGGGGAATGGGTGGGAGCGGAATGCCTTTTTATCGGCCTACTTTTCAGTTGTTGGGATTTTTTGGCTCCATATCATCTTTGCCCTTCTTTGGACGATTCTTCTGTTGATCCCTCTTTTTTGCCAAGGGGTGAGCCCTGCTTCGATCCGTCGACTGACCTGTTTGCGGATGTTCTGGCAGTTTTTAAATATGGTATGGGTCTTTATTTTCGCTATAGTGTATCTAATAGGAGTGTCATAGTATGATTGATGCGCATCACGGATGGAATGTTAGTTTTAAGCCCGTCATTTTAGGGTTTATTTTCTCTGCTATCCTTACCTTTGCAGCTTACCGAACAGCTGCCCACTACCACCTCAGT
It encodes:
- the cyoA gene encoding ubiquinol oxidase subunit II, yielding MKKAFKITFAVLFIIVSIGLLALYISNHDVAVLSPKGMVGKKERELIITSASLMLAVVIPVLILAGVFAWRYRASRPKGKHAPNWEHNNIAELCWWGVPIVIVTILSVIIWKTSHELNPSNPIDTGKKTLKIQVVALNWKWLFIYPEQGIATVNFVQFPEKTPIAFEITADAPMNSFWIPQLGGQIYAMPAVRTELHLIADEEGEFMGRSSNISGKGFAGMVFMAKSSSEGEFYQWVQSVKQSNHSLGISQYEGLVKPSEYDPPAFYMLTDQNLFDYILEKYQAR
- the cyoB gene encoding cytochrome o ubiquinol oxidase subunit I, whose amino-acid sequence is MLGRLTQEALKHDWIEYAAGASMFLGAILVLALITYYKKWTWLWKEWLTSVDHKKIGIMYIVVSAIMLLKGLIDAVMMRAQQAIATGDSMGYLGAEHFQQIFTAHGVTMIFFVGMGVVFGIINLVLPMQIGARDVAFPFLNSLSFWLFTAGGLYILISLVIGVFAGTGWTAYPPLSGLKYNPGVGVDYWLWSIQISGVGSMLSGINFLVTTLKMRCPGMTLKRMPVFVWSTLVMMTLVIFAFPILTATIGMLSTDRLLDTKLFTAGFGGSPMMYINLIWAWGHPEVYILVLPAFGIFSEIVPVFSHKRLFGYMSMVWALGAITFLSFIVWLHHFFTMGAGANVNAFFGIMTIIIAIPTGVKVFNWLFTMYRGRVQFSTPMLWFMGFIVVFVTGGMTGVMLAIPGIDFQAHNSLFLIAHFHSVIIGGVVFAFFAGYTYWFPKFIGFKLNEKLGRYAFWCWLIGFLVAFMPLYLLGFMGATRRMNYYPAETGWQPLFIVAALGALLIAVGVFFQVLQLYVSIKKREEYKKGAKDPWNGRNLEWSTSSPPPFYNYAITPEVETRDSFWEAKHGGKPLVKGEYQEIHMPKNTAIGFLIGAISCVLGFALVWHMFAIAAVCALGILGCLIVRLFEKHTDYYVTVDEIKKIEGGAS
- a CDS encoding cytochrome c oxidase subunit 3, whose protein sequence is MSQYPDTHHDVYSKTTFGFWLYIVTDFMLFATLFAAYAVLRNNTFGGPTARELFDLDFTLIQTFVLLTATLTVGLGGAFAHRRNKWGAISFFTLTFLLGLIFLGMQESDFSRLIQSGNGWERNAFLSAYFSVVGIFWLHIIFALLWTILLLIPLFCQGVSPASIRRLTCLRMFWQFLNMVWVFIFAIVYLIGVS